GTATTTGGCACATTGTCCTGAAAGAGTGCTTCCCGGCAAAATAATTGATGAACTGATCCACAATGACAGGATTATTGGTGGAGTAACTCCTGAATGCGCCATTAAAGCTAGTGAAGTTTATGGCAAGTTTGTTGAAGGAGAGTTAATGCTTACAGAAGCAAAAACTGCTGAATTATCAAAATGTATGGAAAACACTTTTCGTGATGTGAACATTGCACTTGCAAATGAATTAACTAAAATTTGTGCTGAAATTGGTGTTAATACACTTGACGTTATTGAAATGGCCAACAAACATCCAAGAGTAAACCTGCACTCACCAGGTCCCGGTGTTGGAGGACATTGCCTTGCAATTGATCCTTACTTTATTTATGCAAAAGCCCCAAAAACCGCTAAAATTATCAAATTGGCACGCGACACCAATAAATCCATGCCCACATTCGTATGTGACAATGTTAGGAAAATTATTTCAGAAGGCAAAATAGCTGTTCTGGGTGTTTCTTATAAGGGAAATACTGGAGATGACAGGGAAAGCCCGGCTTATGAAATAATTGCTGATTTAAGTAAAGATTATGAAATAGCCATTCATGACCCACATATTGGAAATCCTAATTTTCAAAATCTAAAGGAGGCTACAAAAGATGCTGATTTGATTTTGATTTTATGTGATCATGATGAGTTTAAAAACCTCGATTATGGTTTAATTTCAAAAAACATGTCTGAAACAATAATATTCGATACTAAAAATATAATTAAAGAAGTTCCGGATGAAATTAAATTATTTAATTATGGAAACTTATATGAAATTTAAATAGTGCAAAAAAAAAGTTCCAAATTGGAACTGAAATCAAAAATTAATTGGTTGGTCGGTTTCTATTTGATGGCCACTCCATGCTTTTAGACTACTCCATTCTTCATAAGGTGCGCTCCAAAATACATCATCAGCATTCAAACCTAAAGGCAAGAATACTGTACAACATAGATAAATACTGCCAGTTCCTATATTATTTTCACAAAATTCAAGTTGTGAACCATTAAATCCACAAATTAACCATCCATTAGAGTTAAAATTTTGATTGCCTGAAAATTGTTTTTGCAATACTTTTGTAAGTCCACTTCTAACTTGTCCGGGCGTGATGTTTCTTGGCAATATTTTTAATAATGCCGCCTGTGAAAGTAAGTGAAAAACACCGCAGCGATAAGCCAGGGACTTTCCAACAATTGGATAAGTTCCTTCAGGAGAAATCATTCTTTCTAATTGTGAAGCTAATCTAGAAGACCTCATTAATTGAACATCTAAAAGTTCACCTTCCTGAAGACCGTATTTTCTCATAACAGTTAAAATATCATTAAGCATTGGATGAATAACTAAACTATTTAGATAATTTACCTCAAATTCTTTACCTTCAGAGTATAGGGCATCTCCAAGATAGAAATCGTCTCTAAATTTAGAAATAGCATAGACCAATCTTTCTTTATCGCATTCACCTGTGAATTCCAAAAGTGCTGCTTCAATCATTGATGTATATAATAGCCAATAATTCTCATAAGGTGCTAAAATCCTAGTATTTTTAAGTTCACGGATAATTCTTGCTTGAATATCCATTGGTAAATTAAGCCAAATTTGATTTTTAGCTCTAAGCAAACCTTGAGCAAATAAAGCAACCTCAACTAAAGATTGTTTAGGTTCTACGACAAAAATATAATCATCACTATTTGGATTAACAGCATTTGAAATCGATTTTAATGCTAATTTAATGTATTTTTCACGTGTTTTTCCCTCATCAGAATTGTCAACACCCAATTCTAACCACGGTGCAATCCCATTAAATACACGGGCAAACGCTTCAAGATATGTAAATTTTTGTCCTTCCATATCATTTGATTCATAAGGCATGTTTTTTCTAAGTGTGCCTTTAGATAAGTTATCTAAAACAGGATATGCTATTTTTTGTAATGTTAAAACCCAAAAAATCCTATCTTCCCAAACAGGAAGTTCTTCCTCAATTATATGAGGTTTTTCTTCTTTTTTAAATCTTTTAAAAAATGAGTTGCTCATAAGTAATATATTGTTAAACATTATATATAAACAATCTGTCACTTTGGAGACTGTAAATATGTTGGCTCCCGATTACTTTTTTCAATATCAGGAGTTAATGAAGTAGTGCGTTGATAAATATGCCTATCATGGATTGGAATTTCTTTTTATGTACTTCTGGTGCCGCATTAGTTATTTAATTTTCTATATGGGGTTGGTATTGTCCAATTTTCATTTATGTCATCCATCAGCGAATAAATTTCATGATTCTGTAAAAGCTTTAAAAAAATAATAGATTCAATTTTCAATAATTCAACACATAACATCAAATGGCATTCAATAAAATCCACCACTGAAAAAATAACCTGATGAAAAAAATAAAATCTCAACTAAATTGGCAAAACCTGCAAACATTAAAAAGAATTTATATATCTTGTTAAACAAATACATCTACCATTATTAAGAGGTTTGATATATGCCAACTATGTCTGAAAAAATATTAGCTAGAGCTTCTAAAAAAGAAAACGTGGAAGCTGGAGATATAATTATAGCAAATATTGATGTTGCAATGACCCACGATTTAACTGGCCCTCTTTCTGTTCAATCATTTGAAAAAATTGGAGTTAAAAAAGTATGGGATTCATCAAAAATTGTTATACCTTTTGATCATCAAGTCCCAGCCGATTCCATAGATTCTGCTAATAACCATATTTTAATGAGAGACTTTGTAAAAAAACACAACATTGAACATTTTTATGATGTTAATGCAGGAGTTTGTCATCAAATACTGCCTGAACTTGGCCATGTCGTGCCCGGAGAAGTCATTGTAGGTGCTGATTCGCATACATGTACCCATGGTGCTTTAGGCGCATTTGCAACAGGCATTGGTTCGACTGATATGGCGATGGTGTTTGCTGAAGGCAATTTATGGTTTAAAGTTCCTGAAACTAATAGGTTTAACATTACCGGCGAATTGAAAGACAATGTTTATGCTAAAGATGTCATCTTACATATTATCAGCAAAATGGGCGCCGATGGATCTACTTATAAAGCATGCGAATTTGCTGGTGAAACAATCTCAAATATGAGCATTTCAGATAGAATGGTTTTATGTAACATGGCTATTGAAATGGGTGGGAAAACCGGTTTAGTAGAACCTGATAAAAAAAGCATTGATTATGTTGAAAAACGTTCCAATAAACCATATAAAGTATTTAAAACTGATTCAGACTCCCCATCTCTTAATATAATTGATATTGATGTTAATGATTTAGAACCTCAAATTGCTTGTCCTCACAATGTTGATAATGTAAAACCGATCAGTGAGGTTGACATAGAAATCGACCAAGTATTTTTAGGTTCATGCACTAACGGTAGACTTAGCGATTTAAGAGATGCTGCAAAAATCCTAAAGGGAAACAGAATAGCTAACGGAACTAGAATGTTAGTTATTCCAGCATCAAAAGAAGTCTATACTAAAGCATTAGATGAAGGATTGCTTAAAATATTTGTTGAATCTGGAGCTCTTGTATCTGCTCCTTGTTGTGGTCCGTGTCTTGGAGGGCACACTGGAATAATTGGACCTGGCGAGGTAAGTCTCTCTACATCCAACAGAAACTTTAAAGGAAGACAGGGTTCACCTGAAGGAGAAGTTTACCTGTCTTCAGCAGCGGTTGCTGCCGCTTCTGCTATTGAAGGAAAAATTGTAGCACCGGAGTGAGATTGTGAAAGGAAAAGCTTGGAAATTTGGAAACGACATAGATACTGACATAATTGTTCCTGGGAGATATCTAATTTATACAGATGAAA
This portion of the Methanobrevibacter sp. V74 genome encodes:
- a CDS encoding nucleotide sugar dehydrogenase, producing the protein MKICIVGQGYIGLPTAALFSRNHCEVLGVDVNEKIIENLNKGIIHIEEPGIADIIKKAVERKIYAASLTPQKADAFIITVPTPYIAENYSCDLSYVINACESILPYLEQGNTVIIESTIAPMSTDETIKPIFEKAGFTIGKDLYLAHCPERVLPGKIIDELIHNDRIIGGVTPECAIKASEVYGKFVEGELMLTEAKTAELSKCMENTFRDVNIALANELTKICAEIGVNTLDVIEMANKHPRVNLHSPGPGVGGHCLAIDPYFIYAKAPKTAKIIKLARDTNKSMPTFVCDNVRKIISEGKIAVLGVSYKGNTGDDRESPAYEIIADLSKDYEIAIHDPHIGNPNFQNLKEATKDADLILILCDHDEFKNLDYGLISKNMSETIIFDTKNIIKEVPDEIKLFNYGNLYEI
- a CDS encoding DUF2264 domain-containing protein, with translation MFNNILLMSNSFFKRFKKEEKPHIIEEELPVWEDRIFWVLTLQKIAYPVLDNLSKGTLRKNMPYESNDMEGQKFTYLEAFARVFNGIAPWLELGVDNSDEGKTREKYIKLALKSISNAVNPNSDDYIFVVEPKQSLVEVALFAQGLLRAKNQIWLNLPMDIQARIIRELKNTRILAPYENYWLLYTSMIEAALLEFTGECDKERLVYAISKFRDDFYLGDALYSEGKEFEVNYLNSLVIHPMLNDILTVMRKYGLQEGELLDVQLMRSSRLASQLERMISPEGTYPIVGKSLAYRCGVFHLLSQAALLKILPRNITPGQVRSGLTKVLQKQFSGNQNFNSNGWLICGFNGSQLEFCENNIGTGSIYLCCTVFLPLGLNADDVFWSAPYEEWSSLKAWSGHQIETDQPINF
- the hacA gene encoding homoaconitase large subunit, with the translated sequence MPTMSEKILARASKKENVEAGDIIIANIDVAMTHDLTGPLSVQSFEKIGVKKVWDSSKIVIPFDHQVPADSIDSANNHILMRDFVKKHNIEHFYDVNAGVCHQILPELGHVVPGEVIVGADSHTCTHGALGAFATGIGSTDMAMVFAEGNLWFKVPETNRFNITGELKDNVYAKDVILHIISKMGADGSTYKACEFAGETISNMSISDRMVLCNMAIEMGGKTGLVEPDKKSIDYVEKRSNKPYKVFKTDSDSPSLNIIDIDVNDLEPQIACPHNVDNVKPISEVDIEIDQVFLGSCTNGRLSDLRDAAKILKGNRIANGTRMLVIPASKEVYTKALDEGLLKIFVESGALVSAPCCGPCLGGHTGIIGPGEVSLSTSNRNFKGRQGSPEGEVYLSSAAVAAASAIEGKIVAPE